One window of Oscillibacter hominis genomic DNA carries:
- a CDS encoding M48 family metallopeptidase — MQIVISNIPVEVIRKNIKNMHLSVLPPDGRVRVSAPVTLTNEAITMFVRTKLGWIKKQQEKFQQQPRQSERQYVSGETLYVWGRQYFLQVEHSYKGNALVLSGDKAILTVRKESTAKQREAYVNEWYREQLKNEVTKHLPKWEKITGLYCSGWQSKYMTTKWGTCNTSTRKVWLNLQLAKKPVECLEYVILHELAHLRVKNHGPEFVSILNQYMPQWQERKRLLNESKLDYLLPR; from the coding sequence ATGCAGATAGTTATTTCCAATATTCCTGTGGAAGTTATCAGAAAAAACATTAAGAATATGCATCTCTCTGTGCTTCCGCCGGACGGCAGGGTTCGTGTATCCGCACCAGTGACGCTAACCAATGAAGCAATCACGATGTTTGTTCGGACAAAACTCGGCTGGATCAAAAAACAGCAGGAGAAATTCCAACAGCAGCCGCGTCAAAGTGAACGACAGTATGTGTCCGGAGAAACACTATATGTTTGGGGCAGGCAGTATTTTTTGCAGGTAGAGCATAGCTACAAAGGAAATGCGCTTGTACTCTCGGGAGACAAAGCGATTCTCACAGTTCGTAAGGAAAGTACGGCAAAGCAACGCGAGGCCTATGTCAACGAGTGGTACCGTGAGCAGCTGAAGAACGAGGTCACAAAGCATCTCCCAAAATGGGAAAAGATCACCGGACTTTATTGCAGCGGGTGGCAAAGCAAATACATGACCACCAAATGGGGCACTTGCAATACAAGCACCCGAAAAGTCTGGCTGAATCTACAGCTCGCGAAGAAACCGGTAGAGTGTCTCGAATATGTGATTTTGCATGAACTGGCGCATCTGAGGGTAAAAAACCACGGACCAGAATTTGTCTCAATTCTGAATCAATATATGCCACAGTGGCAGGAACGAAAGAGACTGCTGAACGAAAGTAAACTTGACTACTTGCTCCCACGGTGA
- a CDS encoding type I restriction endonuclease subunit R has translation MPNIGDSERKTQNRVVKFFRDKLHYTYLGNLHDSENRNIMQERLHAWLLKQGYSEKLASNAVDALVKTSTNLQQGLYHVNKEVYSLLKYGAKVKESVEQSPKTVYFIDFEDVSKNDFYIAEEVTVVSNNTKRPDIVLYVNGIALAVIELKKSSVSVSNGIRQNLTNQKANFIEDFFTTIQFCMAGNDSEGLRYGTLLTPEKHYLEWKDDGFSEHQPERDIVDIEVEEYCEGIPGKLEKQIFALFYKKRFLDLIHNFVIFDKGIKKVCRYNQYYAIKRAQHRLMDKHRGGIVWHTQGSGKSLTMVWFSKWILANNPNARVLVVTDREELDEQIEKNYKGVDENIIRTKSGKDLLERLNAFDDRLLCSLVHKFGKRGSDSSETDYEKYIEDLKNSLPKDFSAKGDIVVFVDECHRTQSGKLHEAMKAILPNAIFIGFTGTPLLKKDKKTSLETFGGYIHTYKFNEGVRDGVVLDLRYEARDVPQGITSQDRIDAWFEAKTVGLAPRAKAKLKAYWGNLQKIFSSRSRLEQIANDIIFDFATKARLMDGNGNAILVAGSVYSACRYYEIFQSKAFRKCAIISSYTPQAGDLRTDTVSDEEETETFEKYSTYLKMIGVDPLEDKAQIAKKVEAFETEAKRKFVDEPANMKLLIVVDKLLTGFDAPSCTYLYIDKAMHDHGLFQAICRVNRLDGESKDFGYIVDYKELFGDLADAMNKYTAGAFESYDAEDVDGLLKDRATEAKKYFVDTLEELDELCEGVELPREELDYIHYFCGESGRDEDQDEAFARIREKLYKLVGRLIRAFAELKPRMMDLGYTASEQNALDDKVAFYVGLRDTIGRASGDFIDLKAYEPGMRYLIDNYISASESQKIGSMDDFTLLDFIITQEDKLESEQKGEQESAAETIENNIRKKVVERMVINPAYYAKMSAILEQLILDRRRGVIAYGQLLDMYMELAKNVAKPEENTKYPESIRSNGALRALYDNCGEDEATALKLHKAIVKARLDGFRNNPVKANKIKRALYQLLNDDDEVKRIYQIVVEQEEY, from the coding sequence ATGCCCAACATTGGCGACAGCGAGCGCAAAACTCAAAACCGCGTAGTCAAGTTCTTCCGGGACAAGCTGCACTATACATATCTGGGCAACCTGCATGACAGCGAGAACCGCAACATCATGCAGGAGCGGCTGCATGCCTGGCTGCTGAAACAGGGCTATTCCGAAAAACTGGCGAGTAACGCCGTGGACGCCTTGGTAAAAACCTCCACCAATCTGCAGCAGGGGCTGTACCATGTCAACAAGGAAGTTTACAGCCTGCTGAAATATGGAGCCAAGGTAAAGGAGTCCGTGGAGCAGTCCCCCAAGACGGTATATTTTATTGACTTTGAGGATGTCAGCAAAAATGACTTCTATATCGCAGAGGAAGTCACCGTTGTCAGCAACAACACCAAGCGCCCGGATATCGTTCTCTATGTCAACGGCATTGCTCTTGCCGTGATTGAACTGAAAAAGAGCAGCGTGTCCGTGTCCAACGGCATCCGCCAGAATCTGACCAATCAGAAAGCGAATTTCATCGAAGATTTCTTTACGACCATTCAGTTTTGCATGGCCGGTAACGACAGCGAAGGCTTGCGTTATGGCACGCTGCTTACCCCGGAAAAGCACTATCTGGAATGGAAGGATGACGGGTTCTCCGAACATCAGCCGGAACGCGATATTGTGGACATTGAGGTTGAAGAATACTGCGAAGGCATCCCCGGCAAGCTGGAGAAGCAGATTTTTGCGCTGTTTTACAAAAAGCGTTTCCTTGATTTGATCCACAACTTTGTGATCTTCGATAAGGGGATCAAAAAGGTCTGCCGCTATAATCAGTATTATGCCATCAAACGAGCGCAGCATCGGTTGATGGACAAGCACAGAGGCGGCATTGTCTGGCATACCCAAGGAAGCGGCAAGAGCCTGACCATGGTCTGGTTCTCCAAGTGGATTCTGGCAAACAACCCCAATGCGCGTGTGTTGGTTGTTACCGACCGCGAAGAATTGGACGAGCAGATTGAAAAGAACTATAAGGGCGTTGATGAGAATATCATCCGCACCAAGAGCGGCAAGGATCTTCTTGAGCGTCTGAATGCTTTCGATGACCGGCTTTTGTGCTCTCTGGTACATAAATTTGGAAAACGCGGCAGCGACAGCTCGGAAACTGATTATGAGAAATATATTGAGGATCTGAAAAACTCGCTGCCCAAGGATTTTTCCGCAAAGGGCGATATCGTAGTTTTTGTGGATGAATGTCACCGCACTCAGTCCGGTAAGCTCCACGAGGCTATGAAAGCAATCCTTCCCAATGCCATCTTTATCGGTTTCACAGGCACACCGCTTTTGAAAAAGGATAAAAAGACAAGTCTGGAAACCTTTGGCGGATACATCCATACTTATAAGTTCAATGAGGGCGTTCGGGACGGCGTTGTTCTGGATCTGCGCTATGAGGCCAGAGATGTGCCGCAGGGAATTACCTCGCAGGACAGGATCGATGCATGGTTTGAAGCGAAAACCGTTGGTCTGGCCCCCAGAGCAAAAGCCAAGCTCAAAGCTTATTGGGGTAATTTGCAGAAGATTTTCTCCTCCCGCTCCCGGTTAGAGCAGATTGCCAACGATATCATCTTCGATTTTGCTACCAAGGCAAGGCTGATGGATGGGAACGGAAATGCTATCCTTGTTGCCGGTTCTGTGTATTCGGCGTGCCGATACTATGAAATCTTTCAAAGCAAAGCTTTCCGGAAATGCGCGATTATTTCCTCCTATACACCGCAAGCCGGGGATTTGAGGACGGATACTGTCAGTGACGAGGAAGAAACCGAAACATTTGAAAAATACAGCACATATCTGAAAATGATTGGTGTTGATCCGTTGGAGGACAAGGCGCAGATCGCTAAAAAAGTAGAGGCTTTTGAAACGGAAGCAAAACGCAAGTTTGTGGATGAGCCTGCAAACATGAAGCTGCTGATTGTGGTGGACAAGCTGCTTACCGGGTTTGATGCTCCCAGTTGCACCTACCTCTACATTGACAAGGCGATGCACGACCATGGTCTGTTCCAAGCGATTTGCCGTGTAAACCGTTTGGATGGTGAGAGCAAAGACTTTGGCTATATCGTGGATTATAAGGAACTGTTCGGCGACTTGGCAGACGCAATGAATAAGTATACTGCCGGCGCCTTTGAAAGTTACGATGCGGAGGATGTAGATGGGCTTTTAAAGGATAGAGCTACGGAAGCCAAAAAGTATTTTGTTGACACGCTGGAAGAGTTGGACGAACTTTGCGAGGGCGTTGAATTGCCCAGAGAAGAACTTGACTATATCCACTACTTCTGTGGCGAAAGTGGCCGCGATGAAGACCAAGATGAAGCCTTTGCCCGTATCCGAGAGAAACTTTACAAGCTTGTTGGGCGTTTGATTCGCGCTTTTGCGGAGCTGAAACCCCGCATGATGGATTTGGGGTATACAGCATCTGAGCAAAATGCATTGGATGATAAGGTTGCGTTCTACGTGGGCTTGCGTGACACGATTGGCAGAGCCAGTGGCGATTTTATAGACCTGAAAGCCTATGAGCCAGGGATGCGGTATCTGATTGACAACTACATTTCGGCCAGCGAATCGCAGAAGATCGGCAGTATGGACGACTTCACCCTGCTTGATTTTATCATCACGCAGGAGGATAAGCTGGAGAGCGAGCAAAAAGGCGAACAGGAAAGCGCAGCAGAAACGATTGAGAACAATATCCGCAAAAAGGTTGTTGAGAGAATGGTCATCAACCCGGCATATTACGCAAAGATGTCGGCCATTCTGGAACAGCTGATTCTCGACCGTCGCCGCGGTGTGATCGCCTACGGACAGTTACTGGATATGTACATGGAACTGGCGAAAAATGTCGCCAAGCCCGAGGAAAACACCAAGTATCCCGAGAGCATTCGTTCCAACGGCGCGCTGCGGGCGCTCTATGATAATTGCGGAGAAGACGAGGCAACGGCTTTGAAGCTGCATAAGGCAATCGTCAAAGCGCGGCTCGACGGCTTCCGCAACAATCCGGTTAAGGCAAACAAAATCAAGCGGGCGCTATATCAACTTTTGAATGATGACGATGAAGTTAAGCGGATTTACCAAATCGTTGTAGAACAAGAGGAGTACTGA
- a CDS encoding helix-turn-helix domain-containing protein, whose translation MFTNYDELPLLLNVKQLADLLGVSDSSAYELVQEDGFPSLRIGKWIVVPKEELRKWIATHTKGVT comes from the coding sequence GTGTTCACAAACTACGACGAGCTGCCGCTGCTTCTGAATGTGAAGCAGCTGGCCGACCTGCTGGGTGTCTCAGACTCCAGCGCGTATGAGCTCGTCCAGGAGGATGGCTTTCCCTCTCTGCGCATCGGCAAATGGATCGTCGTCCCGAAGGAAGAACTGCGTAAGTGGATCGCCACGCATACGAAGGGGGTGACATGA